A single genomic interval of uncultured Sphaerochaeta sp. harbors:
- a CDS encoding cation:proton antiporter gives MEFHLFLYLAAIFAAGYGSKVLTTTLKIPEVTGYVLLGVLLGGSLVNLLSPVVLDILSPLSSIALALIAFMIGIELKIDVIKRLGRSIIAIVTFECIGAFLVVFFGLFYVFKTNLNTALLLGSVASATAPAATVAVIKQYKAKGVLTSTILAVVGIDDAFALIIYVFVESFVSSNLLGSSLAIGPMVASALLSVAIAVGLGAVSAVLYILLLRGRRNNDWVMLLLAAFLFLLLGVCELLGVSELLSIMAFGMTIVNSSAVLSKKSETVISSFSPVFLVAFFILGGAHLDVSLITQIGMLGLFYFAARSIGKVGGATFGALVGRAPKKVRFLIGFSLLPQVGVALALALAINKTFSAPAFGETGQQLASMIINVLLFTTIITEVVGPLLTRLALRKAGETNEQI, from the coding sequence ATGGAATTCCATCTGTTTCTCTATCTTGCTGCAATTTTTGCAGCGGGGTATGGGAGTAAGGTACTCACAACAACTCTGAAAATTCCTGAAGTCACCGGCTATGTCCTTCTCGGTGTATTGCTTGGTGGCTCCTTGGTGAATCTTCTCTCTCCTGTGGTATTGGATATCTTATCCCCTCTCTCATCCATTGCTCTTGCCCTGATTGCATTCATGATTGGAATTGAGCTCAAGATTGATGTGATCAAGCGTCTGGGAAGGAGCATTATCGCCATCGTAACCTTCGAATGCATTGGAGCGTTCCTTGTTGTTTTCTTTGGCTTGTTCTATGTATTCAAGACCAATCTCAATACTGCGCTTTTACTAGGATCAGTAGCATCAGCAACAGCCCCTGCGGCAACAGTTGCTGTTATTAAACAGTACAAGGCAAAGGGAGTTTTGACTTCAACCATCTTGGCAGTCGTCGGTATTGATGATGCGTTTGCACTCATTATCTATGTCTTTGTGGAGAGCTTTGTCAGTTCCAACCTGCTCGGGAGTTCCCTCGCAATCGGGCCGATGGTAGCTTCAGCCTTGCTCTCTGTAGCAATCGCAGTAGGACTTGGTGCTGTTTCTGCGGTTCTCTATATCCTGCTTTTACGAGGAAGGAGAAATAACGATTGGGTGATGTTGCTGCTTGCTGCCTTCCTCTTCTTGTTGTTGGGTGTCTGTGAGTTGCTTGGTGTATCTGAGCTACTTTCAATTATGGCTTTCGGAATGACCATCGTGAATAGCTCGGCTGTATTGAGCAAGAAGAGTGAGACGGTGATTTCCTCTTTCAGCCCAGTGTTCCTGGTTGCCTTCTTTATTCTTGGTGGAGCTCACCTGGATGTCTCCTTGATTACACAGATTGGAATGCTTGGACTATTCTACTTTGCAGCAAGAAGTATCGGGAAGGTCGGGGGGGCTACCTTCGGAGCCTTGGTTGGGCGGGCACCGAAGAAAGTACGGTTTTTGATTGGGTTCTCTCTCTTGCCGCAAGTAGGGGTTGCACTGGCTCTTGCCTTGGCGATCAACAAGACCTTCTCAGCCCCAGCTTTCGGGGAGACAGGTCAGCAACTAGCGAGCATGATCATCAATGTGCTGCTGTTTACCACAATCATAACTGAGGTCGTAGGACCCTTGCTGACACGGTTGGCACTACGCAAGGCGGGCGAAACGAATGAGCAGATCTAG
- a CDS encoding PTS sugar transporter subunit IIA: MRILDYLTESSILFLNETHKNQILTTMTEKATESGYVSSEKAFTEAILEREAIMSTGIGLQVAIPHAKLNGIKEFFVLAAVLENDVPWDSLDKKPVRLVFMIGGPSDRQSDYLMILSKITLVIKNPERRKALMAAKTPQAVLDAFADL, translated from the coding sequence ATGCGTATACTCGATTATCTTACTGAATCTTCCATTTTGTTCCTCAACGAAACTCATAAGAACCAGATACTCACAACCATGACAGAAAAAGCAACTGAAAGCGGGTATGTCTCCAGTGAAAAGGCTTTTACTGAAGCTATCCTTGAGCGTGAAGCCATCATGAGCACGGGTATCGGTCTTCAGGTTGCCATTCCTCATGCAAAGTTGAACGGCATCAAGGAATTTTTCGTACTTGCTGCAGTGCTGGAAAATGATGTCCCATGGGATTCCTTGGATAAGAAACCGGTACGTCTGGTTTTCATGATCGGGGGTCCTTCCGACCGACAGTCTGATTATCTCATGATCCTTTCCAAGATTACCTTGGTAATCAAGAACCCCGAACGCAGGAAAGCACTCATGGCTGCCAAGACTCCCCAGGCTGTGCTCGATGCATTTGCCGATTTGTAG